The region GTGAAGGTCTTCCTGAAGTCGTCCAAAGGAAGGGAGAGTCTAGGGAAGAAAGAATTCCAAAACCTTGTCTCATCCCAGCTGGGAAACATCCTCACGGTTAGGAAATCTTTGTTGAAATCTCAGAATTGTTGCTTATATTTGGATTATGTAATCATCTTCCACAAAAGCAGACAATGGTGTTGTGTTAGCCCTGGCCAGCCTTAACCTGTCCAGATTTTTGAAATGTTAACTGTGAACAAATGTTGCTGTAATATACAGCCAGTACATGGGAAAAGTGATCCGGTATGATGAAATGACACGGATCAACATTATAATGTAAACGGAGCTACTGATAGAGGGCCATTTACTAATCATGTACGGTGATATGACCAGTAAGAGGTGAGGTAGAGTTACTAATCATCATGATTGTATGTGCCTACTATTCAGGACACAGACAGCAAAGAAGCGATAGACAACATGGGTAAGGGGCTGGATAGCGACCAAGATGGCAAGGTTGGCTTTGAGGAGTTCATGAAGCTAGTCGGCTATGTGGCCTGCTCGCTGAGTGAGCAACGTTCGCTCGCCAAAGAGGAACCTGCACAGAATTCTGCATCTGCACAAGTGGCACAAAGCGTCCCCAACAAGGACGCTCAGAAGCCCAACGCGAACGAGGAAGCGAAGCCCGAGGCGAACGAAGAGGCAAAGCCAGCAGCAAGTGCTGAAGTGAAGGTAGAAGCAAATGCAGACGCAAAGGCAGAAGTAAAGGTAGAAGCAAAGGCAGAGGGGCAGACGCAGCCGGAGGCAGCAAAGGAAGCAGCTGTGtctgccacagctgcaaaagcaggAGAAGTGGCTGTAAAAGCGGAGGAAAACGTGGAGGAAACGGTAAAGGTGGGGGAAACTGCAGACAAGCTCCCCGCTGCTGTGAAGGAAGATGTGGAAAAGAAGACAGAGGAGGCGACCTCATAGGGGACAATTCATCCttcacaacaaaaaaagaaaagaaatcacacTACACACATTCAAAACACTACACAAAGCACAGCCTTATCAATGTTAAAACAAATCGAAAAGCcactaatgatttttttttttatgtttcaaaCACAGAACTTTGAAATAAAGCAATATTGGGAAAAGTTAAAACACTACAAGACCAGctctaaaaaaataacaagataTTCCTTTTTATAAGATAATAACTGTCAGTTTATTGCTTTGTACTACTAGTTACCACTATGTTCTTATGTA is a window of Maylandia zebra isolate NMK-2024a linkage group LG22, Mzebra_GT3a, whole genome shotgun sequence DNA encoding:
- the s100u gene encoding S100 calcium binding protein U, whose amino-acid sequence is MESAIQTMVKVFLKSSKGRESLGKKEFQNLVSSQLGNILTDTDSKEAIDNMGKGLDSDQDGKVGFEEFMKLVGYVACSLSEQRSLAKEEPAQNSASAQVAQSVPNKDAQKPNANEEAKPEANEEAKPAASAEVKVEANADAKAEVKVEAKAEGQTQPEAAKEAAVSATAAKAGEVAVKAEENVEETVKVGETADKLPAAVKEDVEKKTEEATS